Proteins found in one Paenibacillus sp. FSL R10-2782 genomic segment:
- the ndk gene encoding nucleoside-diphosphate kinase, with the protein MDRTFLMVKPDGVQRGLIGRIISRLEDKGFKMTAGKLVQVSREQAERHYAEHVGKPFFEELVGFITSGPVFAMVWEGDNIVTLSRLLIGKTQVTEALPGTIRGDFAAHTPFNLIHGSDSPESAEREIANFFTPEESVRYEKSVATWV; encoded by the coding sequence ATGGATCGTACGTTTTTGATGGTTAAACCGGATGGAGTACAACGTGGACTAATTGGACGTATTATTAGTCGTCTGGAAGACAAGGGCTTCAAAATGACGGCTGGTAAGCTTGTGCAGGTATCTAGAGAACAGGCGGAACGGCATTATGCGGAGCATGTGGGCAAGCCCTTTTTTGAAGAGCTTGTAGGCTTTATCACTTCTGGACCTGTATTCGCCATGGTGTGGGAAGGGGATAACATCGTTACCCTGTCCCGCCTGCTAATTGGTAAAACACAAGTGACAGAGGCTCTTCCTGGCACGATTCGGGGGGACTTTGCTGCACATACACCGTTTAACCTCATTCACGGTTCAGATTCACCGGAGAGCGCGGAGCGCGAGATTGCGAATTTTTTCACGCCGGAGGAAAGCGTTCGGTATGAAAAAAGTGTGGCGACCTGGGTGTAA